Genomic segment of Gammaproteobacteria bacterium:
TGCCACACCCATCACGCTCGGCCAGGAGATCGGTGCCTGGGTCGCGCAGCTCGACTTCGGTATCCAGGCGGTGCGCGCTGCCCTGCCCGGGCTGTACGACCTCGCCATCGGCGGCACCGCGGTCGGCACCGGACTGAACGCACACCCGCAGTTCGGCGATCGTGCGGCGCGCCACATTGCCGCCCTGACCGGCCAGCCGTTCCGCAGCGCACCCGACAAGTTCTTCGCGTTGGCCGCGCACGATGCGCTGGTGCAGGTCTCGGCCGCGCTGCGCACACTGGCCGGAGGACTCATGAAGCTCGCCAACGACGTGCGCTGGCTGGCCAGCGGTCCGCGCTGCGGCATCGGTGAACTGATCATTCCGGAGAACGAGCCCGGCTCATCGATCATGCCGGGCAAGGTCAACCCGACCCAGGCCGAGGCGCTGACCATGGTGTGCGTGCAGGTGTTCGGCAACGACGCGGCGGTGGCCTTCGCCGGTAGCCAGGGCAATTTCCAGTTGAACGTCTACAAGCCGGTGATGGTGCACAACGTGCTGGAGAGCATCTCCCTGCTGAGCGACGCCTGCGGCGCGTTCAACGACCACTGCGCCATCGGCATCGAACCGAATGTCGCGAAGATCGACGAGAACCTGAACAAGAACCTCATGCTGGTGACGGCGCTCAACCGCCATATCGGCTACGACAAGGCGGCCGCGATCGCCAAACAGGCGCACCGCGAGGGCCTGACGCTGCGCGCGGCGGCGCTGGCCTCGGGGCAGGTCACGGCAGAACAGTACGACGCCTGGATCGTACCGCTGGACATGACCCATCCCTGAGGATCAATAAGGCCAGACTCACTGCTGTCCCATAAACCCAAAACCAGATTTGCCACGGAAGCACACGGAAGACATCGAGATGAAACCGCGTCACGAAACCCTGCCCCAGCACGTGGCAGGTGACGTGGGATGTCGTGTGAAGCTTATGCTCTTGTCGGTGTTTTTCCGTGTGCTTCCGTGGCTGAAATGAGGGTTTTCAGGGTAAAAATTAATGGCACAGTCATGGGGGGCTCGATTGCTCCCATTCCCTTGATCCCAGGCTCCTACCCCACCTGCGGCAGATGCCGCAGCGATTCCCGGATCGCCTCTTCCGGATACTCGAAGTCCTCCAGCTGGCCGCTGAAGTAGCGATCGTAGGAACTCATGTCGAAGTGGCCGTGGCCGGAGAGATTGAACAGCAGCGTCTTCGGCTCGCCGGTCCGGGCGCATTCCCGCGCCTCGCGGATCACGGCGGCGATCCCGTGGTTGGATTCGGGCGCGGGCAGGATGCCCTCGGTGCGCGCGAACAACACACCGGCCTCGAAGGTCTCCAGCTGCGGCACGGCCACCGCCTCGATCAGGCCCTCGTGGTAGAGCTGGCTGACCAGTGCGGAATCGCCATGGTAGCGCAGCCCGCCGGCGTGGATGCCCGGTGGCATGAAGTCGTGGCCGAGGGTGTACATCTTCATCAGCGGCGTGAGCCCGACGGCGTCACCGAAGTCGTAGGTATACACGCCCTTGGTGAGCGTCGGGCAGGAGGTGGGTTCGACGGCGACCAGCCGCACCTTGCTGCCGGCGGCCTTGTCGGCGAAGAATGGAAAGGCAATGCCGCCGAAGTTGGAACCGCCGCCGCAGGGTGCGAACACCATGTCGGGATAATCGTCGACCAGGGCGAGCTGGCGCCGCGCCTCCTCACCGATGATGGTCTGGTGCAGCAGCACGTGGTTGAGCACCGAGCCCAGTGCGTAGTTGGTGTCCTTGCGGCTGGCCGCCTCCTCCACCGCCTCGGAGATGGCGACGCCGAGCGAGCCCTGCGAGTCCGGATGCGCCTTGAGGATCTGCCGGCCGGCCTCGGTCTGGTCGGTGGGGCTGGCGAACACCTCGGCACCCCAGGTCTGCATGAGTGAGCGCCGGTAGGGCTTCTGCTCGTAGCTGACCTTCACCATATAGACGCGTACCTCCAGCCCGAACATCTGCCCGGCGAGCGCCAGCGAGCAGCCCCACTGGCCGGCACCGGTCTCGGTGGCCAGGCGCTTGATGCCGGCCTGCTTGTTGTACCAGGCCTGGGCGACGGCGGTGTTGGGTTTGTGCGAGCCGGCCGGGCTCACCGCCTCGTTCTTGTAGTAGATCTTCGCCGGCGTCTGCAGCGCCGCCTCCAGGCGGTGGGCGCGGTACAGCGGCGATGGCCGCCACAGACGCAATACCTCGCGGACCTCCTCCGGGATCGGGATCCAGCGTTCGCCCGACATCTCCTGTTCGAGGATACTCGGTGGGAAGATCGCCGCCATCGCCTCCGGGGGGACCGGCTGGCCGTCCGGCCCCAGGTAGGGCAGCGGTTTGTTGGGCATATCGGTAATGACGTTGTACCAGTGGGTCGGCATCTCCGACTCGGGCAGTTGGATCTTGGTCTGCATGGCCGTCTGTTCTCCTCTCGTTCCGGGCCGCATCATACCCTCCGGATCATCCCACAGGCCAACCCCGCCCGGCAGGGCTTGTTGCCATCCGCTTGACCTATATCCACCGCCACCAGACTACCCGTGTGAGATGCCCGCTGCGGGCATCCAGATCCCCTCCTCCCGGAGGTATCCATACCAGATATCCTTGTGCCACCTCGTACGAGGCCCAATAATCACATTTCTCTCACCGCCCGAAGCCGCCCCCATGCCCTCGTCTTCGACCGTCACCCGCCCTCTGCGCGCCCTCGCGCTCATGCTGCTCGCCATCCTCACCGTCCTGGCGCCGCCCAATCTGGCCGCCGAGACCGTCACCGAGGCGGCCGCGAACACGTTGGCGACCTACGCCGAACGCCTCAACGACATCGAGCGCCAGATCGCCAAGGACGGGACCGTGGGCGAGGATCAGCTCAAGGCCTGGGCCGACCGAATCAGCGGTGGCCGGGCGTCGGTGGCGGACTGCATCACCAAGACCGGCGCGGCGCTGGCGCAGCTGCAGGCCGATCTTGCCTCCTTGGGTGCAGCCGCCAAAGGCGAGACGGCAGACGTCGCCCGCGAGCGCAAGGAGATCCAGCAGTCCATCGCCGGGCAGGAGCGCCGCCTGGCCGAATGTCGCGTGCTCAACCTGCAGAGCGACAAGCTCGCGCAGCGCGTCGCGGAACGGCTCAAGCTGATGGTAGCCGAACGCCTGTTCGCGCGCGGCCCCGGCCTGCTGGCGCTGCTGGTCGACAACTGGCACAGCGCGCCACTGCTCGGGGCAGTCACGGCGCAGTTCGTGCAGCAGCATGCCGGACTCACCAACCTGACGGCCTCCCAGTGGTTGTGGTTCGCGCTGCTGGTGGTCGTGGCCGCCCTGCCCGGGGTGTTACTGCGCCGCGCCCACCGGCGCCGGTTGGCGGCACGGCCTCCGGCCGCCGATGCCACCATCGGTGTCGGCCCGTCACTGTGGGCGGCGACGCTGCACTATCTGCCGCAGCTGCTGGCCAGCACCGCCGCTGCGGTGTTCGTCTATGCACTGACCTACACCATCCGACCGGTGCCCTTCGTGAACGTGCTGCTCTACGGGCTGCCGGTCTACCTGCTGACGCTGATCGTCATCCACTGGACGCTCGCACCCCGGCCACCGATGCGCAAGCTGTTGGCGGCAAGC
This window contains:
- the fumC gene encoding class II fumarate hydratase, yielding MSASRTETDSMGAIDVPADRYWGAQTQRSIHNFPIGVARFCWQRPMIRALGVLKKAAAQANAELDELPADVAARIVTAAGEVIDGKLDAHFPLVVFQTGSGTQSNMNANEVIANRAIELAGGTLGSKQPVHPNDHVNRGQSSNDTFPTAMHIAVVEELEHALFPASARLRATLAAKAQAYQDLVKTGRTHLQDATPITLGQEIGAWVAQLDFGIQAVRAALPGLYDLAIGGTAVGTGLNAHPQFGDRAARHIAALTGQPFRSAPDKFFALAAHDALVQVSAALRTLAGGLMKLANDVRWLASGPRCGIGELIIPENEPGSSIMPGKVNPTQAEALTMVCVQVFGNDAAVAFAGSQGNFQLNVYKPVMVHNVLESISLLSDACGAFNDHCAIGIEPNVAKIDENLNKNLMLVTALNRHIGYDKAAAIAKQAHREGLTLRAAALASGQVTAEQYDAWIVPLDMTHP
- a CDS encoding TrpB-like pyridoxal phosphate-dependent enzyme, yielding MQTKIQLPESEMPTHWYNVITDMPNKPLPYLGPDGQPVPPEAMAAIFPPSILEQEMSGERWIPIPEEVREVLRLWRPSPLYRAHRLEAALQTPAKIYYKNEAVSPAGSHKPNTAVAQAWYNKQAGIKRLATETGAGQWGCSLALAGQMFGLEVRVYMVKVSYEQKPYRRSLMQTWGAEVFASPTDQTEAGRQILKAHPDSQGSLGVAISEAVEEAASRKDTNYALGSVLNHVLLHQTIIGEEARRQLALVDDYPDMVFAPCGGGSNFGGIAFPFFADKAAGSKVRLVAVEPTSCPTLTKGVYTYDFGDAVGLTPLMKMYTLGHDFMPPGIHAGGLRYHGDSALVSQLYHEGLIEAVAVPQLETFEAGVLFARTEGILPAPESNHGIAAVIREARECARTGEPKTLLFNLSGHGHFDMSSYDRYFSGQLEDFEYPEEAIRESLRHLPQVG